A single Lolium perenne isolate Kyuss_39 chromosome 6, Kyuss_2.0, whole genome shotgun sequence DNA region contains:
- the LOC139832242 gene encoding uncharacterized protein, whose protein sequence is MTVKQMKATKRSVHKFGAVVRYNFTIERHASKVYTRSMFEQFGKMIFEACAYKVEEVEKNRLYRTTHTDASRREKWSRVFDVNILDEGNSSIVSAECLHTWGMLCGNAVKVMDYVGATEISKKHILKRWTRDARGVLPEHLRHYQRDQAAGKHFTKRHSILYIQAMELVRQEIQVPQLVTS, encoded by the exons ATGACCGTGAAGCAGATGAAAGCTACGAAGAGAAGCGTACATAAGTT CGGGGCTGTCGTGCGATATAATTTTACAATTGAAAGACATGCCAGTAAGGTGTACACGAGATCAATGTTCGAGCAATTTGGGAAGATGATCTTCGAAGCATGCGCATAcaaggtggaggaggtggagaaGAACAGACTTTACAGAACCACACACACAGATGCCTCCAGGCGGGAGAAGTGGAGCAGAGTATTTGATGTGAATATACTAGATGAGGGGAACAGTTCGATTGTGAGTGCGGAATGTTTGCACACATGGGGGATGCTTTGTGGGAATGCTGTGAAG GTGATGGATTATGTTGGAGCAACTGAGATATCTAAAAAGCATATCCTCAAGCGGTGGACGAGAGATGCAAGGGGTGTGCTTCCGGAACACCTGCGGCACTACCAGCGTGACCAGGCAGcagggaaacatttcacaaagagGCATTCCATTCTATACATACAAGCAATGGAACTTGTTAGGCAGGAGATACAAGTGCCACAGCTTGTGACAAGTTAG